The Candidatus Arthromitus sp. SFB-mouse-Japan genome includes a region encoding these proteins:
- a CDS encoding flagellin: MIINHNMNAMNAHRNMGSTTVSQGKSMEKLSSGLRINRAGDDAAGLAISEKMRSQIRGLNQASRNAQDGISMIQTAEGALSETQAIGQRMRELAVQSANGTYTDEDRELINQEFNQLKSEIDRIANDTEFNGSKVLNGDKSGEKIEFDTGSITSTAVNGGTPLDAANAVNVFLETDLKNVNTLGEGTFHLKLTVDGNEAKIELTDTSKFNDNKAYVLDSIVIKDGAVGNDEHEITLGGADFKLAKLKTHIQDANVETVDLTLNNKVTEKTDGVELQVGANKDQMIGVSIGNMGSRELGLGGVNVSTAEDAKDAIGRLDEAVSRISAQRADLGAAQNRLEHTIASTDNTAENLQAAESRIRDVDMAKEMMNLTKLNVLQQASQSMLAQANQAPQQVLSILR, encoded by the coding sequence ATGATAATTAACCACAATATGAATGCGATGAACGCACATAGAAATATGGGAAGTACAACAGTTTCACAAGGTAAATCAATGGAGAAATTAAGCTCAGGTTTGAGAATTAATAGAGCAGGGGATGACGCAGCAGGTCTTGCGATTTCTGAGAAAATGAGATCACAAATAAGAGGACTTAACCAAGCGTCAAGAAACGCACAAGATGGTATTTCAATGATTCAAACAGCAGAAGGAGCATTGTCCGAGACTCAAGCAATAGGACAAAGGATGAGGGAACTTGCAGTTCAATCTGCAAACGGAACTTATACAGATGAAGATAGAGAACTTATTAACCAAGAGTTTAATCAATTGAAATCTGAGATTGATAGAATAGCTAACGATACTGAGTTCAATGGTAGTAAGGTTCTTAATGGAGATAAATCAGGAGAAAAAATTGAATTTGATACTGGTTCAATTACAAGTACAGCAGTTAATGGTGGTACTCCATTAGATGCTGCAAATGCAGTAAATGTTTTTTTGGAAACTGATTTAAAAAATGTTAATACTTTAGGTGAAGGTACGTTCCATCTTAAGTTAACAGTTGATGGGAATGAGGCAAAAATAGAATTAACAGATACATCTAAGTTTAATGATAATAAGGCGTATGTATTAGATAGTATAGTTATTAAAGATGGAGCTGTTGGTAATGATGAACATGAGATAACACTAGGTGGAGCGGATTTTAAATTAGCAAAATTGAAAACTCATATACAAGATGCAAATGTAGAAACAGTTGACCTTACTTTGAATAACAAAGTTACAGAAAAAACTGATGGTGTTGAACTCCAAGTTGGTGCTAACAAAGATCAAATGATAGGTGTAAGCATCGGGAATATGGGTTCAAGAGAGTTAGGATTAGGTGGAGTAAATGTTTCTACTGCTGAAGATGCAAAAGATGCAATCGGAAGATTAGATGAGGCAGTTTCAAGAATTTCTGCACAAAGAGCTGACCTTGGTGCTGCTCAAAACAGACTTGAGCACACAATCGCATCAACAGATAACACAGCTGAAAACTTACAAGCTGCTGAATCAAGAATAAGAGACGTTGATATGGCAAAAGAAATGATGAACTTAACAAAGTTAAACGTTCTTCAACAAGCATCTCAATCAATGCTTGCACAAGCAAACCAAGCACCACAACAAGTACTTTCTATATTGAGATAA
- the fliD gene encoding flagellar filament capping protein FliD, which translates to MSSIQMTGMASGLDTKAIVESMLQTEKSKIDRINQNKQILEWRQELYRELINDVRDFTKKYFDPLNKETYIMGSSSLSGIKADSTVDKTIANIIAGGTAEPGNYELKMTQMAQSAKVSGSNVINQSTVKGDLRIPVIVGDSNNTIKIDGYEIKLDSKAFDSKESLAKAINVKIQHNESTKDKYEVSVNKDGQLEVKSNFVVDDTNNSIEINVGGKYYTIKLDKGAYSQDKLVSEIKSKLKKQIPDEEYKELKVEVDESGQVKVNDTALDSKYKFETPKVSIKGQESTKADGASNILNYESKFVKGENSDLVISVRGQTPTVIDLSDVDNSKSKQEVLDQISEKINEHKDVTNVSSSVVNGKLVFKTNSKEQIVISGNAANSIGIGNSLDMTLDVKTEKMVNVLNFDDPNNKKVEFTINGETFKYDFGSKEDKDGYKGGQDLTIKQVFSDISSRAKVNISYNTISRTFNIESKETGKEVVLTGSDTSGKFIESLFGTGTLDAKGESAVVEFTDGDGNSNIFEFASNNFTLSGITFDIKTLPTEPIKVSIVEDMDKTVDLMKQFVEDFNEIMDDLNTKTRERKNSKYSPLTEAQKEAMTEKEIELWEKKAKQGILGNETKLESFMYELRNAIFTPVDGVSVGMREIGLDTSNDYKQGGKIIFDEEKFRKALANDPQNISELFTKTSDSGHENYDPDLTAEERKAKNADQGIFRRINDVVNDYTRTTRNKNGEKGTFIEIAGIEGDTTYTSNTISNKIKEYDKKIDRLNDLMTTRENRYYAQFTRLETALSKLQSQASMFMQ; encoded by the coding sequence ATGTCATCGATTCAAATGACTGGTATGGCCTCTGGTTTGGATACAAAAGCTATTGTAGAAAGTATGCTTCAGACCGAAAAAAGCAAGATTGATCGCATTAATCAAAATAAACAAATACTGGAGTGGAGACAAGAACTTTATAGAGAATTAATAAATGATGTTAGAGATTTTACTAAAAAGTATTTTGACCCATTGAATAAAGAAACGTATATAATGGGTTCTTCATCTCTTTCTGGGATAAAAGCTGATTCAACGGTTGATAAAACTATAGCAAATATTATAGCTGGAGGGACAGCTGAACCAGGAAATTATGAATTAAAAATGACGCAAATGGCACAATCTGCGAAAGTTAGTGGCTCGAATGTAATAAACCAATCTACGGTTAAAGGAGATTTGAGGATACCGGTTATTGTTGGAGATAGCAATAACACAATAAAAATTGACGGCTATGAGATAAAATTAGATTCAAAGGCATTTGATAGTAAAGAAAGTCTAGCTAAAGCTATAAATGTAAAAATCCAACATAATGAATCAACAAAAGATAAATATGAGGTTTCAGTTAATAAAGATGGACAACTTGAAGTTAAAAGTAATTTTGTTGTAGATGATACCAACAATTCTATAGAAATTAATGTTGGTGGTAAGTATTACACGATTAAGTTAGATAAAGGAGCATATAGTCAGGATAAACTTGTAAGTGAAATAAAGTCAAAACTTAAAAAGCAAATACCTGATGAGGAATACAAAGAATTAAAAGTAGAAGTTGATGAAAGTGGACAAGTTAAAGTAAATGATACCGCATTAGATTCAAAATATAAATTTGAAACTCCAAAGGTTTCAATTAAAGGACAAGAATCAACCAAAGCTGATGGAGCAAGTAATATTTTGAATTATGAATCTAAATTCGTAAAGGGTGAAAATTCAGATTTAGTTATAAGCGTTAGAGGACAAACTCCTACTGTAATAGATTTGTCAGATGTAGATAATTCAAAAAGTAAACAAGAAGTACTGGATCAAATTTCAGAAAAGATCAATGAACATAAGGATGTAACAAATGTAAGTAGTAGCGTAGTTAATGGAAAACTTGTGTTTAAGACAAACAGCAAGGAACAAATCGTTATTAGTGGGAATGCTGCAAATTCAATTGGTATCGGTAACAGTTTAGACATGACCCTTGATGTTAAGACTGAAAAGATGGTAAATGTTTTAAACTTTGATGATCCAAATAATAAAAAAGTTGAATTTACGATTAATGGTGAAACTTTTAAATATGATTTTGGATCTAAAGAAGATAAAGATGGATATAAAGGTGGACAAGATTTGACAATAAAACAGGTATTTTCTGATATTTCATCAAGAGCAAAAGTTAATATTTCTTATAATACGATTTCTAGGACTTTTAACATAGAGTCCAAAGAAACAGGAAAAGAAGTTGTGTTAACAGGAAGTGATACTTCGGGGAAATTTATTGAATCTTTATTTGGTACCGGTACATTAGATGCAAAAGGAGAGAGTGCTGTTGTGGAATTTACAGACGGAGATGGGAACAGTAATATCTTTGAATTTGCATCAAATAATTTTACACTTTCAGGAATTACTTTTGATATAAAAACTCTACCAACAGAACCTATAAAAGTAAGCATTGTTGAAGATATGGATAAGACTGTTGATTTGATGAAGCAATTTGTTGAAGATTTTAATGAGATTATGGATGATCTCAACACTAAGACAAGAGAGAGGAAGAACTCAAAGTATTCACCTTTGACTGAGGCACAAAAAGAGGCGATGACTGAAAAGGAAATTGAGCTTTGGGAAAAGAAAGCAAAGCAGGGAATACTTGGAAATGAGACAAAACTTGAAAGTTTTATGTATGAGCTCAGAAATGCAATTTTTACACCAGTTGATGGTGTGAGTGTGGGTATGCGTGAAATTGGACTCGATACATCGAATGATTATAAGCAAGGTGGAAAAATTATATTTGATGAAGAAAAGTTTAGGAAAGCTTTGGCTAATGATCCACAGAATATTTCAGAATTATTTACAAAGACTTCTGATAGTGGACATGAAAATTATGATCCTGATTTGACTGCTGAGGAGAGGAAAGCAAAGAATGCTGATCAGGGTATTTTTAGAAGAATAAACGATGTTGTGAATGACTATACGAGAACGACAAGAAACAAAAATGGGGAAAAGGGTACGTTTATTGAGATTGCTGGTATAGAAGGAGATACAACGTATACGAGCAACACTATATCAAACAAGATTAAGGAATATGATAAAAAAATTGATAGACTCAATGATTTGATGACTACAAGAGAAAATAGATATTATGCACAATTTACACGGTTAGAAACTGCGTTAAGTAAGCTACAATCTCAGGCATCGATGTTCATGCAATAA
- a CDS encoding flagellar protein FlgN, with amino-acid sequence MNKEVNGIILNQIKLFDTLQKYLEEQKEFIRNNKLFELDGISFKINNVCKSIADEEVKLRKLLNNEYIKDFVMKNKDDKELYESYILLVSLVEKINLIKDDNKFLIKKSLSFTNKLLSSINKNANQPNVYTRKPNY; translated from the coding sequence TTGAACAAAGAAGTTAATGGTATAATTCTTAATCAAATTAAATTATTTGACACTTTACAAAAATATTTGGAAGAGCAAAAAGAATTTATAAGGAACAATAAATTGTTTGAACTTGATGGGATATCGTTTAAAATTAATAATGTTTGTAAGAGTATTGCAGATGAAGAGGTTAAGCTGAGAAAATTATTAAATAATGAGTATATTAAAGATTTTGTTATGAAGAACAAAGATGATAAAGAATTATATGAAAGCTATATACTTCTTGTTTCTTTAGTTGAAAAGATAAATTTGATTAAGGATGATAATAAATTTCTTATTAAAAAATCATTGAGCTTTACAAACAAACTGTTATCTTCTATTAATAAGAATGCAAATCAACCTAATGTTTATACGAGGAAACCTAATTATTAA
- the flgK gene encoding flagellar hook-associated protein FlgK: MAGLFNTLNISKRGINVMQAGLNATSHNISNASRTDYTRQRIRVEASSPLTTVGSAGQIGTGAQVAMVERVRNTFLDYQIRNENSSLADANVRQNVLSEIESLVNESGDKGLSKMFDKFFDSWQDLSKNPSDINTRNIVLQEASNMATEINRIYSKLQESKGDVNDTIKNSVVEVNLILNEINELNQKIQEISMVGNQPNDLMDKRDALLDQLSGKMGISLENKKNNGINVTGKDIALGNLVSSKEGEGDLRLTYIEEIEVNGQGAFPKSVVITYYKNNDSSDPNNRATLEIENMSEKDFNDLQKNRIVLSNKEGNLIDKAGKEITNPQVNANNFSSLSLSTGELGGLQKSHDELDSFINQLNQLTKSIVFSLNAVHSGKTDAATDNLPFFVNSDGGDENSITAGNISVNTTLLDDPMKLKVRKNDHMFDDATQNTIDGQGDGDRALAIASLRDKLFNISDIGKTINSREDFFNPNKGGSELINNGLDINSAKSGTKIESQYKNMVTTVGIRSQEAAREADNFEDLVYNLEISRMSVSGVSLDEEMSNLITFQHAYNASARVISTVDKLLDVIINGLM, from the coding sequence ATGGCAGGTTTGTTTAATACTCTTAATATTTCTAAGCGTGGTATAAATGTTATGCAGGCAGGTCTTAATGCAACTTCTCATAATATTAGCAATGCATCACGAACAGATTATACAAGACAAAGGATAAGAGTTGAGGCGTCCTCACCATTGACGACTGTTGGGAGTGCTGGTCAAATTGGAACTGGTGCTCAGGTTGCAATGGTTGAGAGGGTTAGAAATACTTTTTTAGATTATCAGATTAGAAATGAAAATTCATCACTTGCAGATGCAAACGTTCGCCAAAATGTTTTATCTGAAATAGAGAGTCTTGTTAATGAAAGTGGCGATAAAGGACTTAGTAAGATGTTTGATAAGTTTTTTGACAGTTGGCAGGATTTGTCAAAGAATCCATCTGATATTAATACGAGAAATATTGTTTTGCAAGAAGCATCCAATATGGCTACAGAGATAAATCGTATTTATTCAAAACTTCAAGAATCAAAGGGTGATGTAAATGATACGATTAAAAATTCAGTCGTTGAGGTTAATTTAATTCTTAATGAAATAAATGAGCTTAATCAAAAGATACAAGAAATTTCTATGGTTGGGAATCAACCAAATGATTTAATGGATAAAAGAGATGCTCTTCTTGATCAACTCAGTGGTAAGATGGGAATATCACTTGAGAATAAAAAAAATAATGGAATTAATGTTACTGGGAAAGATATAGCATTAGGGAATTTGGTAAGCAGTAAAGAAGGAGAAGGTGATTTAAGATTAACATATATAGAAGAAATTGAAGTAAATGGACAAGGTGCTTTTCCTAAAAGTGTAGTGATAACTTATTATAAGAATAATGATTCAAGTGATCCGAATAATAGAGCTACCCTTGAAATAGAGAACATGAGTGAGAAAGATTTTAATGATCTACAAAAGAATAGAATTGTTTTATCGAATAAGGAAGGAAATCTTATTGATAAAGCAGGGAAGGAAATTACAAATCCTCAGGTCAACGCAAATAATTTCTCATCGCTTAGTCTAAGCACTGGAGAACTTGGAGGTCTCCAAAAATCCCATGATGAACTCGATTCTTTTATAAATCAATTAAATCAATTGACGAAGTCTATTGTTTTTTCCCTAAATGCTGTTCACAGTGGTAAAACAGATGCTGCTACGGATAATTTGCCATTTTTTGTAAACTCCGATGGTGGAGATGAAAATTCTATAACTGCAGGTAATATTTCTGTGAATACTACTCTTTTAGATGATCCCATGAAATTAAAAGTCAGAAAGAATGATCATATGTTCGATGATGCTACTCAGAATACTATTGATGGACAAGGTGACGGAGATAGAGCTTTGGCTATTGCATCTTTGAGAGATAAATTGTTTAACATCTCTGATATTGGGAAAACTATTAATAGCAGAGAAGATTTTTTCAATCCTAATAAGGGCGGAAGCGAGCTTATTAATAATGGACTTGACATCAATAGTGCAAAAAGTGGGACAAAGATTGAATCACAATATAAAAATATGGTGACAACTGTTGGTATAAGATCACAAGAAGCAGCTAGGGAAGCAGATAATTTTGAGGATTTGGTTTATAATCTTGAAATTTCTAGAATGAGTGTTTCTGGGGTTTCTCTTGATGAAGAAATGAGTAATCTTATAACTTTTCAGCATGCTTATAATGCGAGTGCTAGAGTTATTTCTACAGTTGATAAGTTATTAGATGTTATTATAAATGGATTGATGTAG
- the flgL gene encoding flagellar hook-associated protein FlgL, with product MRITNGMTNRNFNYNLHKNLTRMNKIDNQLNTGKEINKISDDPAKASKIMRLKTDIAKNAQYNKNIVDATNHLDVTDKALEQANDGLQKMRELLVSAGNATYGSDERAALKEEISQLVNKMGDILNTTFDGKYIFGGERIDQKPVEISKDPISGNIKLDYNGKNGQQITQVELDQIKHPLEMEISSGVKIDYGVNAIQMLEFKDKDGNDINLMESFGEILQNLDATDETAYKKLITKNLEQIDNALQNISNIRGQIGSKQNRMEDALERNEEEKFNIKEILSSIEDIDFAEKTIDYVTAMTMYTASLQASSKIMQPSLIDYLR from the coding sequence ATGAGAATTACAAATGGTATGACCAATCGGAATTTTAATTATAACCTTCACAAAAATCTTACAAGGATGAACAAGATAGATAATCAATTGAATACAGGAAAAGAGATTAATAAGATTTCCGATGATCCAGCAAAGGCTTCAAAGATTATGCGTCTTAAAACTGATATCGCAAAGAATGCTCAATACAATAAAAATATTGTTGATGCGACCAATCATCTTGATGTTACAGATAAGGCATTAGAGCAAGCTAATGATGGACTTCAAAAAATGAGGGAACTTTTGGTTAGTGCGGGTAATGCAACTTATGGGTCAGATGAGAGAGCTGCACTAAAAGAAGAGATATCTCAACTTGTGAATAAAATGGGAGATATTTTAAATACAACTTTTGACGGGAAATATATATTTGGTGGTGAAAGAATTGATCAAAAGCCTGTAGAAATATCAAAAGATCCAATTAGTGGCAATATTAAGCTTGATTATAATGGAAAAAATGGTCAACAAATAACGCAAGTTGAACTTGATCAAATTAAACATCCACTTGAAATGGAAATTTCTTCTGGTGTAAAGATTGATTATGGAGTTAATGCAATTCAAATGTTGGAATTTAAGGATAAAGATGGAAATGATATTAATCTTATGGAGAGTTTCGGTGAAATTTTGCAAAATTTAGATGCAACAGATGAAACAGCTTATAAAAAACTTATAACAAAAAATTTGGAACAAATTGACAATGCACTTCAAAATATTTCAAATATTAGGGGTCAAATTGGTTCAAAACAAAACAGAATGGAAGATGCACTGGAAAGAAATGAAGAAGAAAAATTTAATATTAAGGAAATTTTATCGAGTATTGAAGATATAGATTTTGCAGAAAAAACAATCGATTATGTAACAGCTATGACGATGTATACGGCTTCACTTCAAGCAAGTTCAAAGATAATGCAACCGTCATTGATCGATTATTTAAGATAA
- the fliY gene encoding flagellar motor switch phosphatase FliY: MEKENQNQSDVNQTENGTDPIVTNEERDLLGEIGNICMGNASTSFSKLLQKPVTITTPTVEVVNISDIAKEFMQPHIALKVKYTRGIDGNNVLVMSIRDAIIIADIMMGGDGKNVEDRETLNEIEISAVSEAMNQMIASSATSMSTMFQKTIDISTPETVISYNSKDSEKIFGNSNEKIIKIKFQMNVADLINSNIVQVVSIETGKNIINIMLNDQNGFKEGSTDHRYDDQSLDNQNLKAVENSNNSKPIKNYDVSDAVLMPLSQGATPATPNNIDLILDVPLEISVVLGKTKKNVGEILNLGTGSLVELEKLAEEPVDILVNGKQIATGEVVVVNENFGVRITAILSNTERVKNLNL, translated from the coding sequence ATCCAATTGTTACTAATGAAGAACGAGATCTTCTTGGTGAAATCGGTAACATTTGTATGGGTAATGCATCAACAAGTTTTTCCAAGTTATTACAAAAGCCTGTTACGATAACTACTCCTACTGTTGAAGTTGTTAATATATCCGATATAGCTAAAGAGTTTATGCAACCACATATAGCTTTAAAGGTAAAGTATACGAGAGGCATTGATGGAAATAACGTACTTGTTATGAGTATAAGGGATGCTATAATTATTGCTGATATCATGATGGGTGGAGATGGTAAAAATGTTGAAGATAGGGAAACGCTAAATGAAATAGAAATAAGTGCCGTTTCTGAGGCGATGAATCAGATGATAGCTTCGTCGGCTACTTCTATGTCTACGATGTTTCAAAAAACTATAGATATTTCAACCCCAGAAACAGTTATAAGTTATAACAGTAAAGATAGCGAAAAGATATTTGGTAATAGCAATGAGAAAATTATAAAAATAAAATTCCAAATGAATGTTGCAGATTTAATTAATAGTAACATTGTGCAGGTCGTGAGTATAGAGACAGGTAAAAATATTATAAATATTATGCTTAATGATCAAAATGGATTTAAAGAAGGATCAACTGATCATAGATATGATGATCAAAGTTTGGATAACCAAAATTTGAAAGCAGTTGAGAATTCTAATAATTCAAAGCCGATTAAAAATTATGATGTAAGTGATGCTGTTTTGATGCCATTGAGTCAAGGAGCTACACCAGCAACCCCTAATAATATCGATTTAATTTTGGATGTTCCTCTTGAAATCTCTGTTGTCCTTGGGAAAACGAAGAAGAATGTTGGAGAGATTTTAAATCTAGGTACAGGTTCGCTTGTTGAGCTTGAGAAGTTAGCAGAAGAGCCGGTTGATATATTAGTTAATGGAAAGCAGATTGCGACAGGAGAAGTTGTTGTTGTTAACGAAAATTTTGGTGTAAGGATCACAGCAATTTTAAGTAATACAGAACGGGTTAAAAACTTAAATTTATAG
- the fliS gene encoding flagellar export chaperone FliS yields MLNARDTYKNSSINNVSKEKLLIMLVEGGVKFCKIAKLAFKTNNLKEIHTNLVKAQDIFYELMITLDTEKGGVWAENLKSIYAFIIDRLSRCNIEKNEAILDEVFPVVQEVNDMWQEVYKKVVNSK; encoded by the coding sequence ATGTTAAACGCAAGGGATACTTATAAGAACAGCAGTATTAACAATGTGTCGAAAGAAAAGCTCTTGATTATGTTAGTTGAAGGTGGAGTCAAGTTTTGTAAAATTGCAAAACTTGCCTTTAAAACTAATAATTTAAAAGAGATTCATACGAACTTGGTTAAAGCTCAAGATATTTTTTATGAGCTAATGATAACATTAGATACTGAAAAAGGTGGGGTTTGGGCAGAAAACCTAAAAAGTATATACGCTTTTATAATAGATAGGCTTTCTAGATGTAATATTGAAAAGAACGAAGCGATACTTGATGAAGTTTTCCCTGTTGTTCAAGAAGTGAATGATATGTGGCAAGAGGTTTACAAGAAGGTAGTTAATTCAAAATAA
- the csrA gene encoding carbon storage regulator CsrA: MLVISRKKEESLFIGDDIEIKVVKIEDNCVKLAIEAPKELKILRKELIQDISSQNKKSVSSNMIDVISKIDNLK, translated from the coding sequence GTGTTAGTTATTTCGCGTAAGAAAGAGGAGAGTTTATTCATTGGAGATGACATTGAGATAAAGGTTGTGAAGATTGAGGACAATTGCGTTAAACTAGCAATAGAAGCTCCGAAAGAATTAAAGATTTTAAGAAAAGAGCTTATACAAGATATTAGTTCCCAAAACAAAAAATCTGTTTCTTCTAATATGATTGACGTTATTTCTAAGATTGATAATCTAAAATAG
- a CDS encoding flagellar hook-basal body complex protein gives MIRGMYAGISGMKAQQNKLDVIGNNLANVSTTGFKGSRVVFKDMMYQNSSNAVGASNNLGGSNAKQVGLGASVGSIDRVMGQGMMQPTGRPLDLAMDGEGFFMVAKGPVAHKDGDITIDQDGKLDAGGREIMYTRDGSLSLDSEGYLVTSSGERVLGYVMTDGMDDDGTINYVDADSPDLEAADGLRTLRIPDKVKFPAANGGQDEYKKVISYSIGKDGVITGVVEGGQMTVIGQLATASFKNAEGLEAVGNNMYLNSANSGTPLISTGLGDDEPIENGSIMQGMLEMSNVDIAEQFTDLIVTSRAFQASSKIISASDEILQEVVNLKR, from the coding sequence ATGATTAGAGGTATGTATGCAGGTATCAGTGGTATGAAGGCTCAACAGAATAAATTGGATGTTATTGGTAACAACTTAGCAAACGTTTCAACGACAGGTTTTAAAGGTTCAAGGGTTGTGTTTAAAGATATGATGTATCAGAATTCATCAAATGCAGTTGGGGCGTCAAATAACCTTGGAGGAAGTAATGCGAAGCAAGTTGGTCTTGGTGCTAGTGTGGGAAGCATTGATAGAGTAATGGGACAAGGTATGATGCAACCAACAGGACGTCCACTAGACTTGGCTATGGATGGCGAAGGATTTTTTATGGTAGCAAAAGGTCCAGTTGCACACAAGGATGGTGACATAACAATTGATCAAGACGGAAAACTTGATGCAGGTGGCCGTGAAATAATGTATACAAGAGATGGATCGCTATCTTTGGATTCTGAAGGATATCTTGTTACATCAAGTGGTGAGAGGGTACTTGGTTATGTTATGACTGATGGTATGGACGATGATGGAACTATTAATTATGTTGATGCTGATTCTCCAGATCTAGAGGCAGCAGATGGATTAAGAACGCTTAGAATACCAGATAAAGTTAAGTTTCCAGCAGCAAATGGTGGACAAGATGAATACAAAAAAGTTATATCATATTCAATTGGGAAAGATGGGGTAATAACTGGAGTTGTTGAAGGTGGACAAATGACTGTTATTGGACAACTTGCTACAGCTAGTTTTAAAAATGCCGAAGGTCTTGAGGCAGTAGGGAATAATATGTATTTGAACTCTGCAAACTCTGGAACTCCATTAATATCAACAGGACTTGGAGATGATGAGCCTATAGAGAATGGCAGCATAATGCAAGGTATGCTTGAGATGTCAAACGTTGATATAGCTGAGCAATTTACAGATCTTATAGTTACAAGTAGAGCGTTTCAGGCTTCATCAAAAATTATTTCTGCTAGTGATGAGATACTTCAAGAAGTTGTTAATTTAAAAAGGTAG
- a CDS encoding flagellar assembly protein FliW gives MGEQMVLKNGSVVFEKGLPGFDGLKNFELAALEQVGFFNLSSSEQENISLLLIDPYIYFPNYEIEIDDNTTKRLGIKDATDVLVLSVVTLNDDVEKITVNLRAPIIINLTTGKCEQVILDREDYLVRQSLVVKRG, from the coding sequence ATGGGAGAGCAAATGGTTTTAAAAAATGGTAGTGTAGTATTTGAAAAAGGGTTACCTGGATTTGATGGGCTTAAAAATTTTGAATTGGCGGCATTAGAGCAAGTTGGATTTTTTAATTTAAGTTCTTCTGAGCAGGAAAATATTTCTCTTCTATTAATTGATCCATATATTTATTTTCCTAATTATGAAATAGAAATTGATGATAATACAACAAAGAGATTAGGAATAAAAGATGCAACTGATGTTTTAGTTTTAAGTGTTGTAACATTAAATGATGATGTAGAAAAAATAACTGTGAATTTAAGAGCTCCTATAATTATTAATCTTACAACTGGAAAGTGTGAGCAAGTAATATTAGATAGAGAAGATTATTTGGTTAGACAATCATTAGTAGTCAAAAGAGGGTGA